The following are encoded in a window of Mycobacterium vicinigordonae genomic DNA:
- a CDS encoding 3-beta-hydroxysteroid dehydrogenase, producing the protein MLPRMGDASLTTELGSVLVTGGSGFVGANLVKTLLDRGHRVRSFDRAPSPLPQHPKLQVLQGDITDKAVCEAAVDDIDTIIHTAAIIELMGGASVTEEYRQRSFSVNVGGTENLVTAGRAAGVKRFVYTASNSVVMGGQEISNGDETMPYTTRFNDLYTETKVAAEKYVLAQNGVDGMLTCSVRPSGIWGTGDQTMFRKVFESVIKGHTKVLVGPKSAKLDNSYVHNLIHGFILAGEHLVPGGTAPGQAYFINDGEPINMFEFARPVMEACGVKWPTIRIPAPPVRAAMTAWQRLHFQFGAPAPLLEPLAIERIAINNYFSIAKAGRDLGYQPLFTTEQALKECLPYYVDLFHKMKAEALAAKKAGKKAAAATGN; encoded by the coding sequence ATGCTCCCCCGCATGGGTGATGCATCTCTCACAACCGAACTCGGCAGCGTCCTGGTCACCGGCGGCTCGGGCTTCGTCGGCGCCAACCTGGTCAAGACCTTGTTGGATCGCGGACATCGAGTCCGGTCCTTCGACCGCGCTCCCTCACCACTGCCGCAGCACCCCAAATTGCAGGTGTTGCAGGGCGATATCACCGACAAGGCCGTCTGCGAAGCCGCGGTTGACGACATCGACACGATCATTCACACCGCGGCCATCATCGAGCTGATGGGCGGCGCCTCGGTTACCGAGGAGTACCGGCAGCGCAGCTTCTCGGTCAATGTCGGCGGCACCGAGAACCTGGTCACGGCCGGCCGCGCGGCCGGCGTCAAGAGGTTCGTCTATACCGCATCCAACAGCGTGGTGATGGGTGGGCAGGAAATCTCCAACGGAGACGAGACCATGCCCTACACCACCCGATTCAACGATCTCTACACCGAGACCAAGGTGGCGGCGGAGAAGTACGTGCTGGCGCAGAACGGCGTCGACGGCATGCTCACCTGCTCGGTCCGGCCCAGCGGCATCTGGGGCACCGGCGACCAGACCATGTTCCGCAAAGTGTTCGAGAGCGTGATCAAGGGCCACACCAAGGTGCTGGTGGGCCCCAAGTCGGCGAAGCTGGATAACTCCTACGTGCACAACCTGATTCACGGCTTCATCCTGGCCGGCGAACACCTGGTGCCCGGCGGCACCGCGCCCGGTCAGGCGTATTTCATCAACGACGGCGAACCGATCAATATGTTCGAGTTCGCCCGCCCGGTGATGGAAGCGTGCGGCGTAAAGTGGCCGACGATCCGGATTCCCGCTCCCCCGGTGCGTGCCGCGATGACGGCGTGGCAGCGGTTGCACTTCCAATTCGGCGCGCCCGCACCGCTTCTCGAGCCGTTGGCGATTGAGCGCATCGCCATCAACAACTACTTCTCTATCGCCAAGGCTGGCCGCGACCTCGGTTACCAACCGTTATTCACCACCGAGCAGGCGCTCAAGGAGTGCCTGCCGTACTACGTCGATCTGTTCCACAAGATGAAGGCCGAGGCTCTAGCCGCCAAGAAAGCCGGCAAGAAAGCGGCAGCAGCTACCGGAAACTGA